In one Streptomyces venezuelae genomic region, the following are encoded:
- a CDS encoding ADP-ribosylglycohydrolase family protein — MTADSSPDRRLERALASLRGLAVGDALGSQFFVPAHYPLLKRRELPDAPWQWTDDTEMACSVLAILAKHRRIDQDALALSFAEHHDFDRGYGPAVNRLLRQVREGGDWRELASALFKGQGSWGNGAAMRIAPLGAWYADDPEQATHQAEISAYPTHQHREAVVGAMAVAAAAALVAAPTGPPAPKELLDGVIDLVPRSAVGAGLRRARDMLDYGDAGTVAAVLGCGRRTTAHDTVPFALWSAARGLGAYERAIWDTARVGGDMDTTCAIVGGVVASAEEGTPPGEWLERTEALPDWVLDAVG, encoded by the coding sequence ATGACCGCTGATTCCTCTCCCGACCGGCGCCTCGAGCGCGCTCTGGCCAGCCTGCGCGGACTGGCGGTGGGGGACGCGCTGGGCTCACAGTTCTTCGTCCCCGCGCATTACCCCCTGCTCAAGCGCCGCGAGCTGCCGGACGCGCCCTGGCAGTGGACCGACGACACCGAGATGGCCTGCTCGGTACTGGCCATCCTCGCCAAGCACCGACGCATCGACCAGGACGCTCTCGCCCTGTCGTTCGCGGAGCACCATGACTTCGACCGTGGCTACGGGCCCGCCGTGAACCGGCTGCTGCGGCAGGTCCGCGAAGGCGGGGACTGGCGGGAGCTGGCCTCCGCGCTCTTCAAGGGGCAGGGGTCCTGGGGCAACGGCGCGGCCATGCGGATCGCCCCGCTCGGCGCTTGGTACGCGGACGACCCGGAGCAGGCGACGCACCAGGCGGAGATCTCGGCGTATCCGACGCATCAGCACCGTGAGGCCGTCGTCGGGGCGATGGCGGTGGCCGCCGCCGCGGCGCTGGTGGCCGCTCCGACGGGGCCGCCCGCGCCGAAGGAGCTGCTCGACGGCGTGATCGACCTGGTGCCGCGCAGTGCGGTGGGGGCGGGGCTGCGGAGGGCGCGGGACATGCTCGACTACGGCGATGCCGGGACCGTGGCGGCGGTTCTCGGGTGCGGTCGGCGGACGACGGCCCACGACACGGTGCCGTTCGCGTTGTGGTCGGCTGCTCGTGGGCTTGGGGCGTACGAGCGGGCGATCTGGGACACGGCCCGGGTCGGCGGAGACATGGACACGACGTGCGCCATCGTCGGTGGTGTCGTCGCCTCCGCGGAGGAGGGCACGCCGCCAGGAGAGTGGCTGGAGCGGACGGAGGCGCTGCCGGACTGGGTTCTCGACGCGGTGGGGTGA
- a CDS encoding histidine phosphatase family protein, giving the protein MARPRRIILVRHGESAGNADDTVYEREPDHALELTETGWSQAEDTGKHLRELLGRERVSVYVSPYRRTHETFQAFRLDPELVRVREEPRLREQDWGNWQDRDDVRLQKAYRDAYGHFFYRFAQGESGADVYDRVGAFLESLYRSFEAPDHPPNVLLVTHGLTMRLFCMRWFHWSVAEFESLSNPGNGEMRVLVLGDDGKYTLDRPFERWREPESYGVTG; this is encoded by the coding sequence ATGGCACGCCCGCGGCGCATCATCCTGGTCAGGCACGGCGAGTCGGCAGGCAACGCCGACGACACCGTGTACGAGCGCGAACCCGATCACGCTCTCGAGCTCACCGAAACGGGGTGGTCGCAGGCGGAAGACACGGGGAAACACCTGCGGGAACTGCTCGGCCGCGAGCGCGTGAGCGTGTACGTGTCGCCGTACCGCCGCACCCACGAAACCTTCCAGGCGTTCCGGCTCGACCCGGAGCTGGTGCGTGTACGGGAGGAGCCGAGGCTGCGGGAGCAGGACTGGGGCAACTGGCAGGACAGGGACGATGTGCGGCTGCAGAAGGCGTACCGCGACGCGTACGGGCACTTCTTCTACCGCTTCGCACAAGGAGAGTCGGGGGCTGACGTCTACGACAGGGTGGGGGCCTTCCTGGAGAGCCTCTACCGGAGCTTCGAAGCACCGGACCATCCGCCGAACGTCCTGCTGGTCACGCACGGGCTCACCATGCGGCTGTTCTGCATGCGGTGGTTCCACTGGTCGGTGGCCGAGTTCGAGTCGCTGTCCAACCCGGGCAACGGGGAGATGAGGGTGCTGGTGCTCGGCGACGACGGCAAGTACACGTTGGACCGGCCGTTCGAACGCTGGCGTGAGCCCGAGTCGTACGGCGTCACGGGCTAG
- the abc-f gene encoding ribosomal protection-like ABC-F family protein, which produces MPTQISLHGVTKARGDRLILDAVSLAIRPGERIGVVGENGAGKSTLLHLMSGDLRPDEGEVVTVAERGAGLLAQTPQLPADRHVGDAIDAALGELRSMERRLREREAELGSASERDLGEYGDLLTAFELRGGYEADARVDKAMHGLGLGHIGRDRVLGSLSGGEQARLGLACLIAAAPEVMFLDEPTNHLDESALDWLETALSAHRGTVVAVSHDRMFLERVTTAILEVDADRRSVVRHGGGYQGLVAERAAARQRWEQQYAEWCEETSRLQEFMATTAHAVAGGRGMKDNNKMAYDRAGGRVQASVAGRVRNAQERLRRLRDQPVQRPPEPLSFTARPLAGATQGELVSLRDVTVGERLAVESLTVSAGDRLLIHGGNGAGKSTLLRIMAGVLQPDQGTVVRRGRIAYLAQEISVRRPTERVLEAFGKGLGLTDDEERELLLSYGLFRPRDLHVQVGSLSAGQRRRLALARLLARPADLLLLDEPANHLALGLVEELEAALEQWTGALVVVSHDRLLRRRFTGRIRRMESGRLPD; this is translated from the coding sequence GTGCCTACTCAGATTTCTCTGCACGGTGTGACCAAGGCCCGTGGGGATCGGCTGATCCTCGACGCGGTGTCTCTCGCGATCAGGCCGGGCGAACGCATAGGCGTTGTGGGGGAGAACGGTGCGGGCAAGTCCACGCTGCTGCACCTGATGTCCGGTGACCTGCGGCCCGACGAGGGCGAGGTGGTCACTGTCGCCGAACGAGGGGCCGGCCTGCTCGCGCAGACTCCTCAGCTTCCCGCGGACCGGCACGTCGGCGATGCCATCGACGCCGCCCTGGGCGAACTCCGTTCGATGGAGCGCCGATTGCGGGAACGCGAGGCGGAGCTCGGTTCAGCGAGCGAGCGTGACCTGGGTGAGTACGGGGACCTGCTCACCGCCTTCGAGTTGCGCGGGGGATATGAGGCGGACGCGCGCGTGGACAAGGCGATGCACGGTCTGGGGCTCGGTCACATCGGCCGGGACAGGGTGCTGGGCAGCCTGTCCGGCGGCGAACAGGCCCGCCTCGGCCTGGCCTGCCTCATCGCGGCCGCACCCGAGGTGATGTTCCTGGACGAACCGACCAATCATCTGGACGAGAGTGCACTGGACTGGCTGGAGACTGCCCTCTCCGCGCACCGCGGGACGGTCGTCGCGGTCTCGCACGACCGTATGTTCCTGGAGCGCGTGACCACCGCGATCCTCGAAGTGGACGCCGACCGTCGGTCGGTGGTGCGACACGGCGGTGGCTACCAAGGACTGGTCGCGGAACGGGCCGCGGCCCGCCAGCGCTGGGAGCAGCAGTACGCGGAGTGGTGCGAGGAGACGAGTCGTCTTCAGGAGTTCATGGCGACCACTGCCCATGCGGTGGCCGGTGGCCGGGGAATGAAGGACAACAACAAGATGGCGTACGACCGAGCCGGCGGACGGGTCCAGGCCTCGGTCGCGGGGCGGGTCAGGAACGCTCAGGAAAGACTGCGAAGGCTGCGGGACCAGCCGGTGCAGCGCCCGCCAGAACCGCTCAGCTTCACGGCACGCCCGCTGGCAGGTGCGACGCAAGGTGAGCTGGTGAGCCTGCGCGATGTGACGGTGGGAGAGCGGCTCGCCGTGGAGTCGCTCACCGTCTCGGCAGGCGATCGGCTGCTGATCCACGGAGGCAACGGTGCCGGCAAGTCCACGCTGCTGCGCATCATGGCAGGGGTGCTGCAACCCGACCAAGGCACGGTCGTCCGCAGAGGGCGGATCGCCTATCTCGCGCAGGAGATATCGGTACGGCGCCCGACCGAGCGCGTCCTCGAAGCCTTCGGCAAGGGACTCGGGCTGACCGACGACGAGGAGCGGGAGCTGCTCCTCTCCTACGGCCTGTTCAGACCACGTGACCTGCACGTCCAGGTTGGCTCACTGTCCGCCGGGCAGCGACGGAGGCTGGCCCTCGCACGCCTGCTGGCCAGACCCGCCGATCTCCTGTTGCTGGACGAGCCGGCGAACCACCTCGCACTGGGTCTGGTCGAAGAACTGGAGGCGGCGCTGGAGCAGTGGACAGGAGCGCTGGTCGTCGTCTCGCACGACCGATTGCTCCGTCGGCGCTTCACGGGCCGAATACGCCGGATGGAGTCCGGGCGGCTACCCGACTGA